The Gracilinanus agilis isolate LMUSP501 unplaced genomic scaffold, AgileGrace unplaced_scaffold58320, whole genome shotgun sequence genomic sequence ACACTAAAAAAACAAGGATATAAAAAGTTTGCCCTCATTTGTAGCATTTAGAAAAAGAGTGATGATCAAAaaccacagaaaaataaagaCCATTTCCTAGTCTATAGTTCACtggtacaaagataaaaatacagaaaagctTTGAAAGCAACAAAAGAGTGATTGTGTCAGCATTGGTCTTATTTTGTCCAACAAATTGCTCCTATTAATCAGAAAGCCATGGAAATTGAGATAAGCAATTCTTCCCTTGGACATTGCATGGACACATGTACCAGTCAAAATCTTCATGTTCAAAATTGCATAAATGATCCCCCTACAGGAAACATGTTTCCCAGAAATTACAACTCTATGAATATCAAATACCACAGAAGACAGACAAAATGTATATCTAATTACTGtggaaatatattaaattataattcagAGTTGAATGTTCATCAAAATGAACATAAGGGACAGAAGCCCTATGTATGTGCTGATTGTGGTAAAGGATTCATTCAGGAATCAAATCTTAATATCCATCAGAGAACCCACAGAGAAGAGATGCCATTTATATGTGCAGAGTGTGGTAAAGGATTCAAATGGAAGTTAATATCTGATACTCATAAAAGagttcacactggagagaagccttacaTATGTGAAGAATGTGAACAAGGATCCATCCATAAAGCAAAGCTTCATGATTATCAGAAAGTCCTCACTGATGAAAAGCCCTTTGAATGTAATAAATGTGGGATGAGTTTCAGTCAAAAGGCTTCATTTCATGCTCATGAGAGAatgcacataaaagaaaaatgctataatTGTGATCAGTGTGGGAAAGGATTCAGGCATAAGTCAAACCTTCATGAACATATGACTGTCCACTCTGGAGAAAAGCCCTATAATTGTGATGAGTGTAGGAAAGGATTCAGTCGTAAGTCAAACCTTCACGTACATATGAGTGTCCACTCTGGAGAAAAGCCTTTTATTTGTGATGAGTGTGGGAGAGGATTCAGTTGTAAGTCCAATCTTCATAAACATCTGAAAGTCCACTCTGGAGAAAAGCCCTATAATTGTGATAAGTGTGGGAAAGGATTCAGTCGTAAGTCAAACCTTCATGAACATATGAGTGTCCACTCTGGAGAAAAGCCCTATAATTGTGATGAGTGTAGGAAAAGATTCAGTCGTAAGTCAAACCTTTACGTACATATGAGTGTCCACTCTGGAGAAAAGCCCTATAATtgtgatgagtgtgggaaaggattCAGTCGTAAGTCAAACCTTCATGAACATATGAAAGTTCACTCTGGAGAAAAGCCCTTTGTTTGTGATGAGTGTGGGAAAATATTCAGTTGTAAGTCAAACCTTCATGAACATATGAAAGTCCACTCTGGAGA encodes the following:
- the LOC123256382 gene encoding zinc finger protein 239-like, with the protein product MPFICAECGKGFKWKLISDTHKRVHTGEKPYICEECEQGSIHKAKLHDYQKVLTDEKPFECNKCGMSFSQKASFHAHERMHIKEKCYNCDQCGKGFRHKSNLHEHMTVHSGEKPYNCDECRKGFSRKSNLHVHMSVHSGEKPFICDECGRGFSCKSNLHKHLKVHSGEKPYNCDKCGKGFSRKSNLHEHMSVHSGEKPYNCDECRKRFSRKSNLYVHMSVHSGEKPYNCDECGKGFSRKSNLHEHMKVHSGEKPFVCDECGKIFSCKSNLHEHMKVHSGEKPYNCDECGKGFS